The following are encoded in a window of Coriobacteriia bacterium genomic DNA:
- a CDS encoding Ni/Fe hydrogenase subunit alpha yields the protein MTETVTLPAIKRIEGHGRVALHLDDDGRVADAHFDVIEFRGFEKMLEGRMVWEMPLITSRICGVCPVSHHLAAVKAVDALYGVEIPRAALLLRELMHLGGFAQDHALHFFFLAGPDFLTGGGASRDLLGVIEARPDLARRAIALRRAGQNVVEVVGGRKSHPVAAIPGGMSRGIDRSQRDELLAAAKGMFDDARSAADLAVETTARLMSENPGYASTPRYNMAQMRGDEFAIYDGTIRIVSPDGSGFAEFDAAAYADHLTERTLDGSYANSPYLTAEGPDKGGYRVGPLARVNMAETMGGTHADELLAGFRERYGRPVHSVLAFHHARMIELVASVERMIAVLEDDEIVSDAVRVRVDRGIEGRGVAAVEAPRGTLIHDYEVDMVGRVTRANLVVATTHNVGSLDAAVLEAVQGFAKEDALTDESVLRMELGIRAHDPCLSCATHEIGRMPLVVSVHNPDGTLVAERGVS from the coding sequence ATGACTGAGACGGTCACGCTTCCTGCGATCAAGCGCATCGAAGGTCACGGCCGGGTGGCGTTGCACCTGGACGACGATGGTCGTGTCGCCGACGCCCATTTCGACGTCATCGAGTTCAGGGGCTTCGAGAAGATGCTCGAAGGTCGCATGGTCTGGGAGATGCCGCTCATCACCAGCCGCATCTGCGGCGTCTGCCCGGTCTCGCATCATCTGGCCGCAGTCAAGGCGGTGGACGCGCTCTACGGCGTCGAGATCCCGCGGGCGGCACTCCTCCTTCGAGAGCTCATGCACCTCGGGGGCTTCGCGCAGGACCATGCGCTGCACTTCTTCTTCCTCGCAGGGCCGGACTTCCTCACGGGAGGGGGCGCGAGCCGTGACCTGCTGGGCGTGATCGAGGCCAGGCCGGATCTGGCTCGAAGGGCCATCGCCCTGAGGCGCGCCGGGCAAAACGTCGTCGAGGTCGTCGGGGGGCGCAAGAGCCACCCCGTCGCTGCGATACCCGGCGGGATGAGCCGAGGCATCGACCGGTCACAGCGCGATGAGTTGCTGGCGGCCGCGAAAGGCATGTTCGACGACGCGCGCTCAGCGGCCGACCTTGCCGTCGAGACCACCGCGAGGCTGATGTCCGAGAACCCGGGATACGCCTCGACGCCGAGGTACAACATGGCGCAGATGCGCGGCGATGAGTTCGCCATCTACGACGGCACGATTCGCATCGTCTCACCGGATGGATCGGGTTTTGCCGAGTTCGATGCGGCCGCCTACGCCGATCACCTCACCGAGCGCACCCTCGATGGCAGCTACGCCAACTCGCCGTACCTGACTGCCGAGGGCCCCGACAAAGGCGGCTATCGCGTGGGCCCGCTTGCTCGGGTGAACATGGCCGAGACGATGGGCGGTACGCACGCCGATGAGCTGCTTGCGGGCTTCCGTGAGCGGTACGGGCGCCCGGTGCATTCGGTGCTCGCATTCCATCACGCCCGCATGATCGAGCTCGTGGCCTCCGTGGAGCGCATGATCGCGGTTCTTGAGGACGACGAGATCGTCTCCGACGCGGTCAGGGTGCGCGTCGACCGCGGGATCGAGGGGCGCGGAGTCGCCGCCGTCGAGGCACCACGAGGCACCCTCATCCATGACTACGAGGTCGACATGGTCGGACGGGTCACGAGGGCCAACCTGGTCGTCGCCACGACGCACAACGTCGGATCCCTTGACGCCGCCGTGCTTGAGGCGGTACAGGGCTTCGCCAAGGAAGACGCGTTGACCGACGAGAGCGTGCTGCGCATGGAACTCGGCATCAGGGCCCACGATCCGTGTCTGAGCTGCGCGACGCACGAGATCGGGCGTATGCCCCTCGTCGTGTCCGTGCACAACCCTGACGGGACCCTCGTCGCAGAGCGGGGGGTGTCGTAG
- a CDS encoding MBL fold metallo-hydrolase, with the protein MRVTVLGSAASHAAQGQACAGHLVECDETRVLFDCGNGVLANLYRVADPTEIDAVFVTHNHPDHYVDLYSMQSMLRYSPEGPAPAVPLFMPETLFERMQLLLSERGALEFREAFTFRPLEHGRAVSVGCLTVTPLLVDHTEPTYALVAECAGRRFVYTSDTAPGPRVAAAAEGADLLLAEATLPEQWAGASPHLTARQAGELARGAGVKQLVLAHVWPTNDREAMQRQADEAFGRAVTIATEFDVFDVG; encoded by the coding sequence ATGCGCGTGACTGTTCTCGGTTCGGCAGCGAGCCACGCAGCACAGGGGCAGGCGTGCGCGGGCCATCTCGTGGAGTGCGATGAGACGCGGGTGCTGTTCGACTGCGGCAACGGGGTCTTGGCCAACTTGTATCGGGTTGCTGATCCAACCGAGATCGACGCAGTGTTCGTCACGCATAACCATCCGGACCACTACGTCGATCTGTACTCGATGCAGTCGATGCTGCGCTACTCGCCCGAGGGCCCGGCTCCTGCCGTTCCGCTGTTCATGCCGGAGACGCTCTTCGAACGAATGCAGCTGCTACTCTCCGAGCGCGGTGCGTTGGAGTTCCGGGAGGCTTTCACCTTTCGCCCGTTGGAGCACGGCCGGGCCGTCAGCGTCGGCTGCCTGACCGTGACGCCGCTACTCGTTGACCATACCGAGCCGACGTACGCGCTCGTCGCGGAGTGTGCCGGGCGCAGGTTCGTCTACACTTCGGACACGGCGCCGGGTCCCCGTGTTGCGGCTGCGGCCGAGGGTGCGGACTTGTTGCTGGCCGAGGCGACGCTACCTGAGCAGTGGGCCGGCGCAAGCCCCCACCTGACCGCGCGGCAGGCTGGCGAGTTGGCGCGGGGCGCGGGCGTCAAACAGCTCGTGTTGGCGCACGTGTGGCCCACCAACGACCGTGAGGCGATGCAGCGACAGGCCGACGAGGCGTTCGGGCGAGCGGTCACCATAGCCACCGAGTTCGACGTCTTCGACGTCGGATGA
- the rdgB gene encoding RdgB/HAM1 family non-canonical purine NTP pyrophosphatase, translated as MGSDNVRTVVVATGNRHKVDEIRAAIDLPGIKFVAATELNPEWPSPEEDGETFEANARIKAQAARKDFDLACLADDSGLEVDALDGEPGVYSSRYAGPCASDDENNRRLLLALRDTPPSERAANFRSTLVFVSENGTELVATGTCEGAIGFEPRGENGFGYDPLFFPAATPGVTMAELSMVEKNAISHRGAALRALRAQLTDSVDAVVSGESGTGE; from the coding sequence ATGGGTTCTGACAACGTCAGGACGGTGGTCGTGGCTACCGGTAATCGGCACAAGGTCGATGAGATCCGCGCAGCCATCGACCTTCCGGGCATCAAGTTCGTCGCGGCTACGGAGCTCAACCCCGAGTGGCCCAGTCCCGAGGAGGATGGCGAGACGTTCGAGGCGAACGCACGGATCAAGGCTCAGGCGGCGCGCAAGGACTTCGATCTTGCGTGTTTGGCCGATGACTCCGGCTTGGAGGTTGACGCGCTCGACGGCGAGCCGGGTGTCTACTCCAGTCGCTACGCCGGACCGTGTGCAAGTGACGACGAGAACAACCGGCGGCTGCTTCTCGCACTCCGGGACACTCCGCCGTCGGAGCGCGCAGCGAACTTCCGCTCGACCCTCGTGTTCGTGTCCGAGAACGGAACCGAGCTCGTGGCAACAGGCACGTGCGAAGGCGCGATCGGCTTTGAGCCGCGTGGTGAGAACGGTTTCGGGTACGATCCGCTGTTCTTTCCTGCAGCGACACCCGGGGTGACCATGGCTGAGTTGTCCATGGTGGAAAAGAACGCGATCAGCCACCGGGGCGCCGCGCTACGGGCGTTGCGTGCACAGCTCACCGATTCGGTCGATGCGGTCGTCTCGGGCGAATCAGGCACGGGGGAGTAG
- the rph gene encoding ribonuclease PH yields the protein MRERSGGRGPSSLRPVKVTRNYLRHAMGSCIFEMGDTRVLCAASVEAGVSSWRRGSGLGWVTAEYSMLPASTHTRSRRESMTGPKGRTQEIQRLIGRSMRTIVDMGALGGEATVTIDCDVIQADGGTRCAAITGAWLAVHDALAAWQDAGKVAAIPLLGQVAATSVGLVDGELLVDLAYEEDSIAEVDMNVVMDGSGRFIEVQGTGEQTPFSRERLEAMLDLAADATGELLAIQRRIVDEGLESYGF from the coding sequence ATGAGGGAACGTTCTGGCGGACGCGGTCCGTCGTCGCTTAGGCCTGTGAAGGTCACGCGCAACTACTTGAGACACGCCATGGGCAGCTGCATCTTCGAGATGGGCGACACGCGCGTGCTGTGTGCGGCCTCGGTCGAGGCGGGGGTCTCATCGTGGCGTCGCGGCTCGGGACTGGGCTGGGTCACAGCCGAATACTCCATGCTGCCCGCCTCCACCCACACCCGATCAAGGCGTGAGTCGATGACGGGACCGAAGGGTCGGACGCAGGAGATCCAGCGTCTCATCGGCCGTTCGATGCGCACTATCGTTGACATGGGCGCGCTGGGAGGCGAGGCGACGGTCACCATCGACTGCGACGTGATCCAGGCGGACGGCGGCACTCGCTGCGCGGCGATCACCGGCGCGTGGCTGGCGGTTCACGATGCATTGGCTGCCTGGCAGGACGCGGGCAAGGTCGCGGCCATCCCCCTGCTTGGTCAGGTCGCTGCCACAAGCGTCGGGCTCGTGGACGGCGAGCTGTTGGTCGACCTGGCCTACGAAGAGGACTCGATAGCCGAGGTCGACATGAACGTCGTCATGGATGGTTCGGGCAGGTTCATCGAGGTGCAAGGGACCGGTGAACAGACCCCCTTCAGCCGGGAGCGTCTGGAAGCGATGCTCGATCTTGCCGCAGACGCCACGGGCGAGCTGCTGGCGATTCAGCGCCGTATCGTTGACGAGGGGCTTGAGTCCTATGGGTTCTGA
- the murI gene encoding glutamate racemase, producing MEPAAIGIFDSGLGGLTVAREVAAVLPGESLVYLGDTARCPYGPRDLAEVRRFVLEIGSWLEGRAVKLIIIACNTATAAGLALAQQTFSVPVIGVVEPGARAAVMATNNRRVGVIGTVGTIESGAYSTAVRAIDAGVTVFSAATPRFVDIVEEGLRRDSGRIEDMLAHASEVFIRPSFYEIARDYLDPLKRTGVDTLVLGCTHFPLLSAAIGQAMGSSVRIISSAEETALEVAETLRRRGALAAPGSGVSRAFVTTGDEREFERLGSRVFGAPLGAVERITLEELADFVSPEAMRRAAVYEGEPTCA from the coding sequence ATGGAACCTGCTGCAATCGGCATCTTTGACTCTGGCCTGGGGGGGCTTACGGTTGCGCGGGAAGTCGCGGCCGTTCTGCCGGGGGAGTCACTCGTCTACCTCGGTGATACCGCGCGCTGCCCGTACGGTCCGCGCGATCTGGCCGAGGTTCGCCGCTTTGTGCTTGAGATCGGATCGTGGCTGGAAGGCCGCGCGGTCAAGTTGATCATCATCGCCTGCAACACGGCGACCGCAGCCGGTCTGGCGCTCGCCCAACAGACGTTCTCGGTGCCGGTGATCGGCGTGGTCGAGCCAGGCGCGCGCGCGGCTGTGATGGCTACGAACAACCGGCGGGTAGGGGTGATCGGGACGGTGGGAACCATCGAGTCCGGCGCCTATAGCACAGCCGTCAGGGCGATAGACGCCGGCGTCACGGTGTTCTCGGCGGCCACCCCGCGATTTGTCGACATCGTCGAGGAGGGCCTTAGGCGGGACTCGGGGCGTATCGAAGACATGCTCGCGCACGCCAGCGAGGTGTTCATCCGACCTTCGTTCTATGAGATCGCGCGGGACTATCTCGACCCGCTCAAGCGAACCGGGGTGGATACCCTCGTGCTGGGGTGCACGCATTTCCCGCTGCTCTCGGCCGCCATCGGGCAGGCGATGGGCTCGTCGGTGCGTATCATCAGTTCTGCCGAGGAGACCGCGCTGGAGGTCGCCGAGACGCTCAGGCGTCGCGGCGCGCTGGCCGCGCCGGGCAGCGGCGTTTCGCGCGCCTTCGTCACCACAGGGGATGAGCGTGAGTTCGAGCGGCTCGGTTCGCGCGTGTTCGGTGCGCCGCTGGGAGCGGTCGAACGCATCACCCTCGAAGAACTCGCCGACTTCGTCTCGCCCGAGGCGATGCGACGTGCCGCCGTCTATGAAGGGGAGCCCACATGCGCGTGA
- a CDS encoding hydrogenase maturation protease: protein MHRSIPFVAPTVGHTVTMGTTLVICIGNLARGDDGVGHEVARLMRESEPVPDVVVLSATDLDVAMAEDVAAVDALVIVDAVRRGEPPVDVRALHAGPAPRPTGHGIDPASLLAMSVALWGRCPRAFAVTVAAPEMGHGERLSATATSAALEAVSVIRRIVGQAQTS from the coding sequence ATGCACCGAAGTATACCGTTCGTCGCGCCGACAGTCGGTCATACTGTGACGATGGGCACCACACTGGTCATCTGCATCGGAAACCTGGCACGTGGCGACGATGGAGTCGGGCATGAGGTCGCGCGGCTCATGAGAGAGTCGGAGCCCGTGCCGGACGTGGTCGTTCTGTCCGCCACCGACCTCGACGTAGCCATGGCCGAGGACGTCGCGGCCGTCGATGCGCTCGTGATCGTTGATGCGGTGCGCCGCGGCGAGCCGCCCGTTGACGTGCGAGCTCTCCACGCAGGACCGGCACCGCGCCCCACCGGCCATGGGATCGATCCGGCGTCGCTTCTGGCCATGAGCGTCGCGCTCTGGGGCAGGTGCCCGCGCGCGTTCGCCGTCACGGTGGCGGCCCCCGAGATGGGACACGGCGAGCGGCTCAGCGCGACCGCGACCTCGGCCGCGCTCGAGGCCGTGTCGGTGATTCGCAGAATCGTGGGCCAGGCTCAGACGAGTTGA